A window from Chryseobacterium vaccae encodes these proteins:
- a CDS encoding response regulator transcription factor, translating into MRKSFYLFILLFYFDITFCQNRPSGTTPNGISIDRQLDEISKESKTYTALKQEKLLLKLMSESKKEGYDWGVIRSGSALTSVYLGQGEYKKTIDLSNELKKVINNKKDIYGHISSIYRRNALALGYLGLNDASLKDFRKAITYAKQIENEDRKKHQLAFSYENINIYYENKEKEPGINDTILSNYLKAFEIAKTISDKNTEVFIDDKYGLIAYLSMAIGSSYIERNALETAEKYLLNAKNIYENKNYNTDPTQKAETFNELSKLYIKKKLYQQAIEYATNALKFEKQHSFPFERKQTYEHLLQAYLKIGDDEKAEFYREKFTALSDSLNYEEKKTANLTMKKMVTDEINEHKAISKKQLIAIISLFLFATIVTSLLWRRKNKNLHRNYEDLIAKIKDKEDTSYLFSLTTGKTENNETKFSVTIPDETSKVLLEKLEKFEKSGKFLKKDITLSSLSTSLDTNPRYLSEIIKQYTGKNFNNYLNGLRIQNIIQLLYNEPVYREYKITYLAEYCGFASTKVFTTAFKKETGVTPSYFVEQLKVSA; encoded by the coding sequence ATGAGAAAATCATTTTATCTTTTTATCCTACTATTTTATTTTGATATTACTTTTTGTCAGAATAGACCATCCGGTACTACACCAAATGGAATATCTATTGACAGACAACTGGATGAGATCAGTAAAGAAAGTAAAACATATACTGCTCTTAAACAGGAGAAACTATTACTCAAACTAATGTCAGAGTCAAAGAAAGAAGGGTATGACTGGGGAGTAATTCGAAGTGGGAGTGCTCTTACATCTGTTTATCTTGGACAAGGTGAATATAAAAAGACAATAGACCTAAGCAACGAATTAAAAAAAGTAATCAATAACAAGAAAGACATTTATGGACATATTTCAAGTATCTACCGGAGAAATGCTTTAGCTTTGGGATATTTAGGTTTAAATGATGCCAGTTTAAAAGATTTCAGAAAAGCAATCACTTATGCAAAACAAATTGAAAATGAAGATCGAAAGAAGCACCAATTAGCTTTTAGTTATGAGAATATTAATATATACTACGAAAATAAAGAGAAGGAGCCAGGAATAAATGATACGATATTATCTAATTACCTTAAAGCTTTTGAAATAGCTAAAACGATAAGTGATAAAAATACGGAAGTATTTATTGACGATAAGTATGGATTAATTGCCTACTTATCGATGGCTATAGGCTCTTCTTATATAGAACGAAATGCTCTTGAAACAGCAGAAAAATATCTTTTAAATGCAAAGAATATTTATGAAAATAAAAATTATAATACAGATCCTACACAAAAAGCTGAAACCTTCAATGAGCTAAGCAAATTATATATTAAGAAAAAACTGTATCAGCAAGCAATTGAATATGCTACAAATGCATTAAAATTTGAGAAGCAGCATTCTTTTCCTTTTGAAAGAAAACAAACCTATGAACATCTTCTTCAGGCATATCTGAAAATTGGTGATGATGAAAAGGCAGAATTCTACAGAGAAAAATTTACTGCTCTTAGTGACAGTCTAAATTATGAAGAGAAAAAGACTGCTAATTTAACCATGAAAAAGATGGTTACGGATGAGATAAATGAGCACAAGGCAATTTCAAAAAAACAACTCATTGCTATAATAAGTCTGTTTCTTTTTGCTACAATCGTTACAAGTCTGCTTTGGAGGAGAAAGAATAAAAATCTTCACAGGAATTATGAAGATTTAATTGCTAAAATAAAGGATAAAGAAGATACATCATATCTATTTAGTTTAACAACAGGGAAAACTGAAAATAACGAAACTAAGTTTTCTGTTACCATACCAGACGAAACCTCAAAAGTCTTGCTTGAGAAATTGGAAAAATTTGAAAAATCCGGAAAGTTTCTTAAAAAGGATATTACACTTTCTTCCTTATCCACTTCTCTTGATACCAATCCAAGATACCTTTCTGAAATTATTAAACAATACACTGGAAAAAATTTTAACAATTATCTTAATGGTCTTAGAATACAGAACATAATACAACTCTTGTATAATGAACCTGTTTATAGAGAGTATAAGATTACTTATCTTGCAGAATACTGTGGTTTTGCTTCAACGAAGGTTTTTACTACTGCTTTTAAAAAAGAAACAGGAGTTACTCCTTCTTATTTTGTGGAACAATTAAAAGTGTCTGCATAA
- a CDS encoding transposase: MNSNFRNIHIGKYIHLRVTESNIDLPRICNFMKCTETEVSEMYMQEDLSTHILLRWSKLLDYDFFRIYSQHLILYAPPSASFQKADNSSRLPRFRKNIYTREIIDFMLELIEKKEKTKRQITEEYGIPYTTLCKWIAKHNK, from the coding sequence ATGAATTCAAATTTTAGAAATATTCATATTGGAAAATATATACATCTGCGGGTTACGGAAAGTAACATTGACCTGCCCCGCATCTGCAACTTTATGAAATGCACAGAAACTGAGGTCAGCGAAATGTACATGCAGGAAGACCTTTCCACTCATATTTTACTGAGATGGAGCAAACTGCTTGATTATGATTTCTTCAGAATCTATTCCCAACACCTGATCCTCTATGCTCCACCTTCTGCTTCGTTTCAGAAAGCTGATAACTCATCAAGGCTGCCCCGTTTCAGGAAGAACATTTATACCCGGGAAATAATAGATTTTATGCTGGAACTTATAGAAAAAAAGGAAAAGACCAAACGTCAGATTACAGAAGAGTATGGAATTCCCTATACCACTTTATGCAAATGGATCGCAAAACATAATAAATAA
- a CDS encoding IS481 family transposase, which produces MTTQQKIIKNKLGVLELAQHLGNVSKACKVMGYSRDSFYRFKELYEQGGELALQEISRRKPVLKNRVDEVIEKAVVDIAIENPALGQLRVSNELKKKGFIVSPGGVRSIWLRHDLHTFKLRLKALEAKSAQDGVVLTESQLSALERAKEEKKAHGEIETHHPGYLGAQDTYYVGNIKGVGHIYQQTFIDTYSKVVFAKLYDRKNALIAADMLNDQVVPFFEQQELRLLRILTDRGTEYCGIREQHEYQLYLAIEDIDHTKTKAKSPQTNGICERFHRTIQDEFYAIAFRKKIYRSIEELQLDLNSWLSYYNNERTHTGKHCYGKTPMQTFLDSKTIAKEKLLETLAEEQKILTFGSKDNIG; this is translated from the coding sequence ATGACAACACAACAAAAGATTATCAAAAACAAGTTAGGCGTACTTGAATTAGCACAACATTTAGGAAACGTATCCAAAGCCTGTAAGGTGATGGGCTATTCCCGAGACAGTTTTTATAGATTTAAAGAATTGTATGAGCAAGGAGGTGAATTAGCATTACAGGAAATCTCCAGAAGAAAGCCAGTATTAAAGAATCGTGTAGATGAAGTCATTGAAAAAGCTGTTGTTGATATAGCTATTGAAAACCCTGCTTTGGGGCAGCTTAGAGTAAGTAATGAACTTAAAAAGAAAGGTTTCATTGTATCACCAGGTGGAGTCAGAAGTATTTGGTTAAGACACGATCTACATACGTTTAAACTAAGATTGAAAGCCCTAGAAGCCAAATCTGCTCAAGATGGTGTAGTCCTTACTGAATCTCAACTTTCAGCACTAGAAAGGGCTAAGGAAGAGAAAAAAGCTCATGGAGAAATTGAAACTCATCATCCTGGATATTTAGGAGCTCAAGACACTTATTACGTAGGCAATATCAAAGGAGTTGGACATATTTATCAACAAACTTTTATTGATACATATTCAAAGGTAGTATTTGCAAAGCTATATGACCGTAAAAATGCTCTTATTGCTGCTGACATGCTTAATGATCAGGTAGTCCCTTTCTTTGAGCAGCAGGAACTTCGTTTACTCAGAATTTTAACAGACCGAGGAACGGAATACTGTGGAATAAGAGAACAGCATGAATACCAGCTCTATTTGGCCATTGAAGATATCGATCATACGAAGACCAAGGCTAAAAGCCCTCAGACCAATGGTATTTGTGAACGTTTTCACAGGACGATACAGGACGAGTTTTATGCCATAGCTTTCAGAAAGAAAATTTACAGAAGTATTGAAGAACTGCAATTAGACCTGAACAGCTGGTTGTCGTATTACAACAATGAAAGAACGCATACAGGAAAACATTGTTACGGTAAAACACCGATGCAGACGTTTCTAGATAGTAAAACTATTGCAAAAGAGAAATTATTGGAAACTCTTGCAGAGGAACAAAAAATCCTTACTTTTGGAAGTAAGGATAATATTGGATAA
- a CDS encoding helix-turn-helix domain-containing protein, translating into MKGANKNKRNMNERKNKCRSEEISEKYFEFLDCHIDDVLSARTADLMGLNQIASELAISHKHLIDSNQHEFGKHPGYFYDFKIIEKIKEILLKADMSIAAIARKFIYDLSNFSKFFKNRTGQTPGSFRMQSKP; encoded by the coding sequence TTGAAAGGGGCTAATAAAAATAAGCGCAACATGAATGAACGAAAAAATAAATGTAGAAGTGAGGAAATATCAGAAAAATATTTTGAGTTTTTAGATTGTCACATAGATGATGTTCTTTCTGCAAGAACGGCAGATTTGATGGGTTTGAATCAGATTGCGTCAGAATTGGCAATTTCTCATAAACATCTTATAGATAGTAATCAGCATGAATTCGGAAAGCATCCTGGTTATTTTTACGATTTTAAAATCATAGAAAAAATAAAGGAAATATTATTGAAAGCAGATATGTCCATTGCTGCAATCGCGAGAAAATTTATATATGATCTTTCCAATTTTTCAAAGTTTTTCAAAAACCGGACAGGGCAGACTCCTGGAAGTTTCCGCATGCAGAGTAAGCCATAA
- a CDS encoding IS3 family transposase, whose amino-acid sequence MCKKYHLSERRNCLTIGISRRSYRYTSIKNDDELIEVLTQLSQDHPGYGFWKLYHKLRDLGYIWNHKRVHRVYIALNMSIRRRVRKRLPTRVKESINIPLEPDECWSMDFMSDSLYDGRRFRILNIADDYNRELLSMEIDTSICSARVVRVLNSLKQQGRKPKRIRVDNGPEFISKNLQLWAQENKIEIHYIQPGKPTQNSLIERLNKSCRNELLNMYVFKSLQDAEEKANQWWIEYNYNRPHEALGNISPKKYKQKMKEESII is encoded by the coding sequence ATTTGTAAGAAATACCATTTAAGTGAGCGTAGAAATTGTTTGACAATAGGTATCAGTAGGCGAAGTTACCGTTACACAAGCATTAAAAATGACGATGAATTAATTGAAGTTTTGACACAACTTTCACAAGATCATCCAGGTTATGGTTTTTGGAAGCTCTATCATAAGCTTCGGGATTTGGGATATATTTGGAATCACAAACGGGTTCATAGAGTCTATATAGCTTTAAATATGAGTATTCGCAGAAGGGTAAGAAAAAGGCTTCCCACCAGAGTCAAAGAAAGTATTAATATTCCTTTAGAACCTGATGAATGCTGGAGTATGGATTTTATGAGCGATAGTTTGTATGATGGGAGAAGATTCAGAATATTAAATATTGCTGATGATTATAACCGGGAATTACTATCCATGGAAATTGATACAAGTATCTGCTCTGCAAGAGTAGTAAGGGTTTTAAATAGTTTAAAACAACAAGGACGCAAGCCTAAACGCATAAGAGTTGATAATGGACCTGAATTTATATCTAAAAATCTTCAGCTATGGGCTCAGGAAAATAAAATAGAAATTCATTATATACAGCCTGGAAAACCAACACAAAATAGCCTTATTGAAAGACTGAACAAAAGCTGCAGAAATGAACTTCTCAATATGTATGTCTTTAAAAGTTTACAAGACGCAGAAGAAAAAGCAAATCAATGGTGGATAGAATATAACTATAATAGGCCCCACGAAGCATTAGGGAACATAAGTCCTAAAAAATATAAACAAAAAATGAAAGAAGAATCTATCATTTAG
- a CDS encoding transposase: MKKSKYSESQVFGILKEQELGKSVIEICRNHGITQGTFYRWKSKYSGMESSDIQKMRDLESENSKLKKLYAERCLEIEALKDVLSKKR; this comes from the coding sequence ATGAAAAAGAGTAAGTATTCAGAGAGTCAGGTTTTTGGAATTTTGAAAGAACAGGAACTTGGTAAAAGTGTAATAGAGATATGCCGTAATCATGGCATTACGCAAGGTACTTTCTATCGTTGGAAGAGTAAATATTCAGGTATGGAAAGTTCGGATATTCAAAAGATGCGAGATCTGGAGTCCGAAAATTCTAAGCTTAAGAAACTTTATGCCGAACGATGTTTAGAGATTGAAGCTTTAAAAGATGTTTTGTCAAAAAAGCGGTAA